From one Silurus meridionalis isolate SWU-2019-XX chromosome 23, ASM1480568v1, whole genome shotgun sequence genomic stretch:
- the foxf2b gene encoding forkhead box protein F2 → MTTESSLESISPMRTGSATDGMHTGLINTQSGPESQGSVAKGKKNNSGLRRPEKPPYSYIALIVMAIQSAPTKRLTLSEIYQFLQTRFPFFRGSYQGWKNSVRHNLSLNECFIKLPKGLGRPGKGHYWTIDPASEFMFEEGSFRRRPRGFRRKCEVLKPMYRMMNGLGFTSAILPQNFDLQSSTCHANGYNVDVVSGSVSGGGYDPLKIGHYGHMKNCPLPTNGNYGANASNSDTFCPIGSSTEGHSQYSGTAHHWPSSPYLKRPLISPGSPGSAAQQQNTSALSSSYPMEQAYLQPSNMHGADMTVGVSCYQPHSTPVDERKDFVINFSGISSLHPSVSGYYSHHYYQHQQQQQQQQHGHPSVQQDIKPCVL, encoded by the exons ATGACAACTGAGAGCTCTTTGGAGTCCATCAGCCCCATGAGGACGGGTTCGGCGACAGATGGGATGCATACTGGATTAATAAACACTCAGAGTGGTCCCGAAAGCCAAGGAAGTGTGgcgaaaggaaaaaagaataacTCTGGATTGCGGCGTCCTGAAAAGCCACCCTACTCTTATATTGCGCTCATTGTGATGGCGATCCAGAGCGCACCGACTAAGCGTCTCACTCTGAGCGAGATTTACCAGTTCCTGCAGACGCGCTTCCCTTTTTTCCGAGGCTCCTACCAGGGATGGAAAAACTCCGTCCGACACAATTTGTCTTTAAACGAGTGTTTCATTAAGTTACCCAAAGGCCTGGGGCGCCCTGGAAAAGGGCACTACTGGACCATAGATCCTGCAAGTGAGTTCATGTTCGAGGAAGGCTCCTTCCGGCGGAGACCGAGGGGATTTCGTAGAAAATGTGAAGTCCTGAAGCCCATGTACCGCATGATGAATGGCCTTGGGTTCACTTCCGCCATTTTACCCCAAAACTTTGACCTGCAGTCTTCAACGTGTCACGCTAACGGCTACAATGTAGACGTGGTATCAGGATCTGTGTCGGGTGGCGGATATGACCCCCTGAAAATTGGCCACTATGGACACATGAAGAACTGTCCACTACCGACAAATGGAAACTATGGGGCAAACGCTAGTAATTCAGACACCTTTTGCCCTATAGGCAGCTCAACTGAAGGCCATTCGCAGTATTCTGGTACAGCTCACCACTGGCCTTCCTCTCCTTACCTCAAGCGCCCTCTCATTAGCCCTGGCAGTCCGGGGTCTGCAGCACAACAGCAAAATACATCAGCATTATCTTCATCTTACCCGATGGAGCAAGCCTATCTGCAGCCGAGCAACATGCACGGTGCAGACATGACAG tgggTGTATCTTGCTATCAGCCCCATTCCACGCCTGTGGATGAACGAAAAGACTTTGTGATAAACTTCAGTGGAatctcatctctccatccatctgttAGTGGATACTATTCCCATCACTATTAtcagcatcagcagcagcagcagcagcagcaacatgGTCACCCGAGTGTTCAGCAGGACATCAAGCCGTGTGTATTGTAA